ATCGAGGGGGGCGACGTATTGATCCTGCGGCCGGATCTCGCCATGATCGGCCTGTCGGAGCGATCCAGCCCGGCCGCGATCGAGTCGCTGGTGGAGGGGCTGCGGGACAAGGCGGGGATCGAAGACGTGCTCATCGTGGTACTGCCTACGGAGAGCCCCGCGATTCATCTGGACATGATCCTCACCATGGTGGACGAGGCGCACTGTGTGGTGTACCCGCCGTACTTCGTGGGGCCCGGCCGCCTCCCCGTGCTCCACTATCGCGGGACCGCCGCCGTGAAGGAGCGTCCAGACCTGTTCACCGCGCTACGCGACGTGGGCCTTCCCTTGGAGCCGGTCTTCTGCGGGGGGCACCACCCGGTGATCCAGGAACGGGAGCAGTGGGCGAGCGGCTGCAACTTCGTGGCGGTGCGGCCCGGCGTGGTGCTGGGGTACTCACGCAACGAGGAGACGCTGCGGCAGCTGGAGCACGAGGCGGGTTACCGGGTGATGGACGCGGTGGACTTCCTGCTCGAGAAAGCGTTGCCGCCGGGTGAGCGGGTGGCGATCGCATTCGAGGGGGCCGAGCTGGTCCGCGGTGGCGGGGGTGGCCGGTGCATGACTCTTCCTGTGAAGCGGGACGATATCTGGTGATCGGCGACGCGCAGTACACCCTCCCGGGACTGGACGTGCGCCCTTCCGGCGGGCTGATCGACCGGGCGATTGCGGCGTTGAGAGAAGGGCCGCAGCACACCCACGCCCTTGCCCGCATCGTGCTGGGCATCCAGGGAGCCCCACCCGCGGCGGCCACGGCGGTGTTCACACTGCTCGGGTCCGATCCCCGCTTCGTGGTCGATCGACAGGGAGTCTGGCGGCTGGCTGACCCCTCGGCCGGATGGCGTCCGCTGCGCAGGCTGCGGGAAGAGGAGTGGGTGGTGGTGGATGTCGAGACCACCGGAGGGTCGCCCCGGCGCGGACACCGGATCACCGAGGTCGCCGCGGTGTGTGTCTCTGGCGGCCGGATCCGGCGGACCTACAGCACGCTGGTGAACCCGGAGCGCCGCATTCCCTCGATGATCACCGCCCTCACCGGCATCTCCGACGAGATGGTGCGCGACGCCCCGCGCTTCCGCGACGTGGTGGATGAGCTGGAGGGGGTGCTCAGGGGGCGCATCTTCGTCGCCCACAACGCGGCCTTCGACTGGGCTTTCCTCTGTAGCGAGATGGAGCGGGCGGTGGGCGGGCGGCTGGAAGGCCGCCAGCTCTGCACGGTCCGGCTCGCCCGTAAGCTGCTTCCCCAGCTTCCCTCACGATCGCTCGACTCGCTCGCCTACTACTTCGGTCTGCGCATCGAGTCGCGCCACCGTGCCCTGGACGACGCGGTCGCCACGGCCCAGGTCTTCATCCACCTGCTGGACCGTCTGCAGGAAATGGAGATCGAGGAGTGGGAGCAGGTGCAGCGGCTGCTCCGGCGTCCCGTTCGCCGGCGCAAGCGCCGGCGGGCGATGCCTCGATCGATGGATTCCGCGTGAGTGCGCAGCTGCCGACCCGCGCCGCCGACCTGCCCCTGCTGCGGACGCGCACGCTGGGGGATCTCCGCATACACGCCATCGACGGGGGACTGCAGTGGCTGGACGGAGGGGCGATGTTCGGTGTGGTGCCGAAGGTGCTCTGGGAGCGCCGCATTCCCGCTGACGAACGGAACCGCATCCCCCTGGCAGTCCGCTCGCTCCTCGTCGAGACGCCCGACGAGCTGATCCTCATCGAGACCGGGCTCGGCAACAAGTCAGACGAGAAGGCGATCGAGATCTACGGCATCGACTCCCTGCCGGAAGACACCTCACGGGCCGCGGACCGGGTGCAGGCGGGCATTCTGGAAGCCGGCTTCTCGCTGGATGACATCACGCTCGTCATCAACACCCACCTCCATTTCGACCACGCCGGCGGGAACACCTTCCGCGACCCCGAG
The DNA window shown above is from Longimicrobiaceae bacterium and carries:
- a CDS encoding arginine deiminase family protein — encoded protein: IEGGDVLILRPDLAMIGLSERSSPAAIESLVEGLRDKAGIEDVLIVVLPTESPAIHLDMILTMVDEAHCVVYPPYFVGPGRLPVLHYRGTAAVKERPDLFTALRDVGLPLEPVFCGGHHPVIQEREQWASGCNFVAVRPGVVLGYSRNEETLRQLEHEAGYRVMDAVDFLLEKALPPGERVAIAFEGAELVRGGGGGRCMTLPVKRDDIW
- a CDS encoding exonuclease domain-containing protein, translating into MIGDAQYTLPGLDVRPSGGLIDRAIAALREGPQHTHALARIVLGIQGAPPAAATAVFTLLGSDPRFVVDRQGVWRLADPSAGWRPLRRLREEEWVVVDVETTGGSPRRGHRITEVAAVCVSGGRIRRTYSTLVNPERRIPSMITALTGISDEMVRDAPRFRDVVDELEGVLRGRIFVAHNAAFDWAFLCSEMERAVGGRLEGRQLCTVRLARKLLPQLPSRSLDSLAYYFGLRIESRHRALDDAVATAQVFIHLLDRLQEMEIEEWEQVQRLLRRPVRRRKRRRAMPRSMDSA